Proteins encoded within one genomic window of Megalopta genalis isolate 19385.01 chromosome 10, iyMegGena1_principal, whole genome shotgun sequence:
- the LOC117220066 gene encoding glucose-fructose oxidoreductase domain-containing protein 1: MTLPGIGVFGTGSIVRIIIPFLREKGFRIEAIWGRTLTEVSEVATDLDIPFHTSRIDDVLLRKDVDLIFIMCSPSLHAQIAVKALGIGKHVVCDKPAGLSQSEALKMVRAAQYYPSLISIVNHSLRFLPAFVDMKKALEEGYLGGVVTVVEVRVHMGSLLHNGYDWLCDDTMGGGILALVGSHVIDLIFHLTGQHASKVHAVVRTFTQTTKHINGIRHVTSPDFCSFQMELSGGTLVTATLSNHLQGQLSQEVLICGGGNHLLARGGDLYGYRNGQEEMLYHDTDDLQDIPFPITDSIPRPYVKGLRNMISALRQAFQSVEDKKGWIKEPVFSASTFEDGLYVQAVIDALRQSNKRREWVKVNILTEEPDPNPLLSAAVRATAISI; this comes from the exons ATGACATTGCCTGGTATTGGAGTTTTTGGTACTGGAAGCATTGTAAGGATTATTATTCCATTTCTGAGAGAAAAGGGCTTTAGGATTGAAGCTATTTGGGGCCGCACATTAacagaagtatctgaagttgcGACTGACCTAGATATACCATTTCATACTAGTCGAATAGATGATGTGCTGCTCAGGAAAGATGttgatttaatttttattatgtgCTCACCCAGCTTACATGCACAGATTGCAGTGAAAGCTTTAGGCATAGGAAAACATGTTGTATGTGATAAACCCGCTGGGTTAAGTCAAAGTGAAGCCTTAAAAATGGTGCGAGCTGCACAGTATTACCCTTCTTTAATAAGTATTGTCAATcatagtttaagattcttaccAGCTTTTGTTGACATGAAGAAGGCTTTAGAAGAGGGATATTTAGGTGGTGTTGTAACTGTTGTAGAAGTTAGAGTACATATGGGCAGCTTATTACACAATG GGTATGATTGGTTGTGCGACGATACAATGGGAGGAGGAATTTTAGCATTAGTAGGGAGTCATGTAATAGACTTAATCTTTCATTTGACTGGTCAACATGCCTCAAAAGTACATGCAGTAGTTCGTACTTTCACCCAAACTACAAAgcatataaatggaataaggcATGTGACATCACCAGACTTTTGTAGTTTTCAAATGGAATTGAGTGGTGGTACATTGGTAACAGCAACTTTAAGCAACCACTTGCAAGGTCAACTTTCTCAAGAGGTATTGATATGCGGAGGTGGTAATCATCTTCTTGCACGTGGTGGAGATTTATATGGCTATCGAAATGGGCAAGAAGAAATGTTATATCATGATACAGATGATCTGCAAGATATACCATTTCCTATTACCGATTCCATTCCAAGACCATATGTCAAGGGGCTAAGAAATATGATTTCTGCATTGAGGCAAGCTTTTCAATCTGTGGAAGATAAAAAAGGTTGGATAAAGGAACCAGTATTTTCTGCATCAACTTTTGAGGATGGCTTGTATGTTCAAGCAGTTATTGATGCACTGCGACAAAGTAATAAACGGCGGGAATGGGTAAAGGTTAATATTTTGACAGAAGAACCAGACCCAAATCCTTTGTTAAGCGCAGCTGTTAGAGCCACAGCTATTTCTATATAA